taattttttaattaatagtaaattaaattattaattttttggatGAATTAATATAGAATGGCAAAACCTTAAGAGCAACACAATTAGTATAACTCGAAACCAGACCATACCTGAAACGCTGAACACATTAATTATCAGGTCGATAcacaaattcaaattaaattaataatttttcgaAGGGATCTGCCAATCTTTGAACTGAAAATGAAAATAGCATCAAATTGAATAATTACATGAAAAGAGGGGACAGAATATCCAAACAAAATACTGTTTTGTGTggtcataaaaattatttattaattaattaataatgtatGATAGGCAAATTGGAGAAATACACGTGTCCATTTATATAACTGCCTTAAACCCTTCGGAACTTTTAAAGTTTAAGCGGGAATGTAACTGAAAACAGAAACGATTCTTtgtctctctctctatataaaccctctccctctctctttctTTTCACTGAAGAAAGATTAGAGTTTGTTCTTCTTTTGCAAGGTATTTTCTCTgcttttttctaaaattattttagtatttccCAAGGTATTAGATTTTGAATCATCAATATCAGAGAACAAACAaatttaagtctttttttttttttgcttttttaaaTTGCTGATAATCTTTGAAAGATTTTCTTTAAACCTGCTCTTTGTTAATccatcttcatttttttttaattttcgttttcgttttcatttctTGATAATGTTTTGTATGTAttacataaattttcaattttgatacATTAGGTCGTGGCTTGGAAACCAAGGTGTCGAAGATCTAACAATGAACGTTAAACCGGTATAGTATAAATTTCCCCCAGTTTTCATTTTTAGTAAACCCATAAAAAGGAGAACTTTAGCATTTAATTGTGATAATTTATGGGACTTTTAACATACTTGTCTTCTTTGGAGTCGTGGTGCAGTTTCCTGGACCTTCGTGTATTCGCTTATAtgcagatgatgatgatgatagagACTTTGTAGATGAAGGTTTTGCAGAGAAGAAAGGCAAAGACAAAGGTAAAGGCATTACTGAATGCAAATACAAGGGAACTTCTTCAGCTGAGTTGAAAACGTTTGGGGGACAACAAATGCTTTCTGCAGATCAAACAATTCCCCGTAGAGACCTTTCGGTTGCGTTCAAAACATATAAACGACAACTCAGTAATTACCAAAGATTGCAATTGGCAAACAATTATTGTAAGGCAGCTTACCTGGAGGTCATGAGTTTGGCAAAGGAAGCGGGAACTTGGGTACGAGCGAAGCCCAGATTAGGTAATCTGGATGATCTCGTAAACGAATTCCGAACCCCTCCTTTGCCTGGACGGAAGATGGAAGTCTCTGTCGCAACCGCAGTCATTCCGGATGTCTTGGCATCCGAGATTGCCGAAATGATGACGCTTTCGGTGAGTATTTTGGATGTTTATTAGACTCCTTTTTCGTTTGTTCTAGTAGCTAGCCCCTTCTTATGTTATTGTTCTATATATGTTTCACAGAGCAATCTGTGGTCTAAGTTACTGTTTCCCCTTGTCAAATATGTTGAGGGGTCTAATGTAGTGGGTAGTCTTCAGTATTTAAGCTATGCGGATGTATCCATCAAGGCTGCAGTACAGGTAAACTGATCTTACATGGCGTTTACTTGCCATTTAGTTAGTGTCACTTGTTAGTCCATCAACCAAATATATGTTTGTTCCATAGATGTATGCAGAGCTTCAACTGCCAACAACATTGGTACCAACAAGATATTTCGAGTTTTTGCGATATGGGAAAGAGATAATGGATGGAATTTACATAATTGTTGATGTCTCGAGCCGTTATTCCGATCCTTTTGCAAAGCGTAATAGTGAAAGAAGACCATCAGGGGTCATAATCAGGGAACATGGACCTGAAGATTGTGAGGTTTTACTCTTTTGTGACTTGCTTTTTAACCTTACTGTTGCTTCAATCATTGTAATGGAAATGCTTTTTACCTTAAACAGATTATATGGATTGAGAATGTGGAAGTGGATGAAACCAGAGAAAACTTGTACTCCACAATAATCGGTTCAAACTTGGCATATGGTGCACACCGTTGGGTAACCACACTGTTATGGAATCTAAAGCGTGACAAGAGCTCATTTTCCGATCTCAAAATCGATGTGCATCCCGGGGGTAATAAAAAGACTTGTTCtcttttcagttttttttcttgGACATTAAACTGTTTAATTCCATCATTTGTTTAATGTTGTGGTGCAGCTGGTTCTTTTCTTTTGGCTTTAACCCAAGCCATGAAGCGTTTCTTCATGGAATGTGTTTCTCAGCATCCTGATGAAACTGCACTTACTGTAATAACTAGTGGTGAAGATCCAATAAGGATTCTGCATAACAAAAAACTTAATGAATATATATCTTTTGTCGGCGTAAACAGTTTCCGGGTTCAAGCTAAACCCCTCTcagtttttcaatttttaatgaaaaaggaTCTCCAGTTGGAGGTATGaaatatctatatacatatataactcagttattcaattattttttactgatgaaatatattatatgtatagcAGTTTCGTGTGTTTGGAGATAGTGAGACAAATGAGGTCGATGAGGAGCCTGAGCTATTGTTCACATTTGGCACTGATGATAAAAGCAATATCATCTCTCTGCATAAAAGGGTTACAAAAGAGGTCCAAGTCTGCTcacaaattaaaacccaaattttcctttttgtttaaGTCTTTGCTTACATATATACTTTTGTTTCTGTTTTCTGTTTGTATGCGGCAGGGAATTGTATACGGCTTACAAGAAGCTTCAATGGATGAATATTGCTCCTTTATCCTATCCAAAACATTGACGGAAGATACGGTGAATGCTCACATTGTTTGTGGGAATAAAAGCATTTATGAGGACAGTAAATCTAGAATGGCTAACATAACTCCTTCTGGGTTTGCTATAATGCCTGATGGTCCTGGGGGCCTCCATTGCGATGCTTCTCTTGTAACCTTTCTCGTGCAGCTATATTATGATCCTTTAGGAAATCCTGTTGATGTTGAGTTTGTTAGAAAAGATTTTCTAAGTGATTTGAACAGTATCATCAGAGAGTTGAATGAAAAGGGTAAGTGTTGAAAATATGAGAATATTGTTACAGAAATTACTTAATTGGAGATCTCTTCTCACAGTTTTTTTTGGTTTTGCAGTTGTGGGGGAAAAAACGAATGGAATTGAGATCATACATTTGACACAAGGCAAGGCTAGCTGCATCTGAACCTGGAGGAAGCATAGatggaaaaaaaaacaagagaTACTTTTCTTGCAGAAAccaattttaattgtttttctacACTTCTgttatagatatagatatagctATAGATACTTTTCATGTTGGTGTTGAGAGCCTGAATGTGGATGATAAATAGAAAGAGAAATTACAAGCAAAACTTTCCTGTGAATGTTGATAAAGATACGTTTCTTTTTAATGCCAAAAAGTTATGACCTTAGCTTTTCAAGCAGGCTTTCATTAAGCTAATATTAATTGACtcccttatttttaatttagggaCAATTATGGAGGCATGACCACCTCCTTTGGAACTGATGACAAGGCCTCTTGTCCACGCAAGTGTGGGTAGTTGGTGACATATTCTCATCATCCTCAGTATTTTCGACTGATCTTCATTACTCATCTGCATCGCCTCATGAAAAGCATTCTAGAAATGCTCCTTTTATTTCTCAGTCACCAACTAATGCTGCAGCTTTGCCCTTTACCACAATCATCTAATCAAACGCTGCCTCAAACGCTGCCTCAATCCACAATATCAAGTCACTTCAACAATGAAAATAGTGGTTCTTGGTGAATATGTTCGGGTTTCCTTGATTTTCCTATAAGCAACCCTATCTGGAGCAGTCACGTAGCAAGCACTAGTTCTAGTGGTAGTCATGACATAAAAGGACTTGTGCATTGGCCACCAATTGGAATGAGCTTCTTGTTGAAAACGTTATGGATATGGAACCAGATTAACTTAAAACTTATTGGTATTGTTTCATATTCCCTTCATGTTGCTTGACATGGCATGTCATGTGGCAAAACCATGCACAACTATTTCTGAACAGAAACCCCAAGTACACTCAGCACCTTCCAATCTCCATCTGTAGCTAGTCGCAGTATTGTATACTCTTCATCAGCAAATAATGCCCCAGAAAAGCCACGAATGCGGTGGACGCTTCATGAAGCCTTTGTTTAGGCTGTCAACCAACTAGGTGGTGTGGACCTTTTGGCTCTCATGAAATTGCtattaatttttcactttttttcccGTCCACTTTTGGACGGATGGTAATTTGCATGATAAGAAAGAAAAGTTACCTCCTATTTTCTGTACTACCTAGCAATCTTTAAATCCATTTTCCTTCCAATTTTCCATCCTGCAGGTACATACAcctctctttttattattaaagaatTTGCTTATGTATGTGTGCTCAAAGGCACTGGTTAGTTATTTCCCTTTAACTGGAGATGCCACTCTCTTAGCTGATGACTCTGGCAGTCCTATATTTCTGCATTTATCTGTGTTACTTCATGTCCTTATCAATGAAGTGATCATTGTTTCTTTTCATTTGGTTCAATGGGTTTCAGAATCTTTAGCTGTCCAGTGAAATTTATGATGCATGTTTATTGTGCACTCAATAATCCTATTCTCCCATTCTGATTTATGATGCAAGTTCTCTTGTGAGACTGGGGTTGTCACTCAATATCTGGCTGAAACTATGACTCTTGTTTGCAGGAACCATTGATGCTTTCATTAGTAGGATAGATAGAGCTTCTCAAGTTCCAAGTTATGTTTGTTGTGGACAATTGCGTAAGCACTTTGGTATTTTAGTtcataaaacatataattaatttttaagaagggtcaaaaataaaaatttccatttatttaaataattaaaaacttaaattaaatgattaatatttaagaGGGACCATTAATGAGAATTTCCCACTAACCAACATCTGAGGTTGTTGTATGGAAAGATAAATAACTAGGCAAGTAATTAAAGTTTCCTTCTAAAGATGGAGTTTCAAAGTAAATGTAAAGTGTATGGTAGGATTTGGTAATAGAGGGAAATTGTGGAGGCGTTTAAAGTTGAACTTGCATCATTATTGTATATTTACATGACTAAGAAATCTctgcattttattatttataattaattattttaattcatcaaTAAAAATGTACGAGTGAatcttatatataataattttaatttaatttattattatatttctatgtattgtcttatatataataattttaaattaaattattattatatgttaatttttttattgaaaactaTGATAACTGATTATTGGAATATACAATACTTTTTTAATCCTTGAAATGGaagtattttaactttttaattaaagataaaaatattttatatgaatgatttaaaattttaaaaattatataaattatataaattatataaattatttcatgttacttttttttttaaaacatatgttAACCTTTTTAAATTGTGTAGTGTGATATCTTTTTTTAAAGGTTCAACTaactatataatatttatttgatccGATTAATATTTCCATTTCAAAAGagataattttgatatttaataaatattaaacctATGATAAAATTTTAGTCTCATTTGATAAGTCAACTCTGATTAGAAAAATGGgattaaaattttgtctaaattcGGTTTAggaaaaaatgttaaaactcgggTCCAGTTCAATCcgccgtattaattttttatattatttttatataaattttaaaatatatataatacattaaaaatattaaaataaatgtttcccaacaaattaaaaataaattttaaaaaaatatttatacttaaacaACACTAAAATATGTGCAACTTAAGAAGCAAATGcttttaaaatagtaacaaaactaataataaaataaaagttatataatattcacataataataacaaaatagtaataaCATAATTGTGAAATGACAGCAAACCAatgaaaaaataacaagaaaattaaaacaaCTACAAAACAGTGGAAAACCAACAAGAAAACCAAcaagaaaacaattttttttcaaattcgggTTGGGTCGGGCCAGACCCAAGCTAAAAAAAACTTTATCTAAGATCTGTCTCATTTTTTAAAACAGaccttatttttttgttcaaactcattttttaagcttatatttttaccccaaaccctCCCGCTTTTCAAACAAAACTTCGGATCAATAATTGAACAGGTATACTTACAAATCAACTAAGTACacataatttgtaaatatttaaattaatttaatatcattatatttttcaCTTTGACATTATATTATCCatcttaaatttcaaaactaataaaatttagcatacgtaaaataatatttgacatacaaaatatatatcaaaattagttgatatttttaaaaaataaaatttatttaatataatgatatatattaaaaaatcattatataattacatatttattatttattcatataagtaaagaaattattaaaaaatagttaaactattaaaaaatagttaaataaacatggaaaaagaTTTAAACTTCACACAAACATTTAACCAACCAACCTAAGTGCTAAGTTGTTAAAAAGAAAGCATGTTTAGTTTCAGAAAAACGCTTTTTAAAGGACCGGTAAGTTTTTTCgacatattttcttaaataataataaaaaaagcctaaattgctaatttttttaaataaaaggcaacatttttcactaatttttcctatataatgTGTGATGTAGTTCCAGAAGcatgtatattttgatatttaaagtgAAACCAATGGTTGGTTAATGGGCATGGTGTGGGGTACGTAACACATGCGCCAAATGCATAAATATCATAACATATACAGCTTTATCAACTAAGTTCCATTTGTTAGGAAGTAGAGTCGCCCCTACCTTTGAGTCGAAGCTAGCTTATAGCTTAAGCCATTAGCTATGCACAAGCAAAATGGCAGGCGTTTGGCAGAGTTCCAGCTACCAAGCAATGGTTTCCTTATTTTCATTCCTCCCTTTAACGTCTCTTAGACTCAAACCTACGACTTCTCAACTCACAGTTTGGTAGTCTCTCCCTCACATTTCACTTTATTAATTACCTTATAATACCACATCCCCTCAAGCCCTCATCACATCTTTGTCTCTCAGTTATTATCCTATTCATCTCATCTTTGTTTGTTTTTGGCTTGCCATGGCTGGCTTTGGTTCACTTGCAGTTGACGAGgtactttcttcttcttttctttaatttagttACTTCTTACTATGAGCCTGATGATGTTATGGGATAGCAGAATCGGCCTCCGACACGGCAGTCTTCGGGAAAAGTATGCAAAGTTTGCGGGGATAAGATTGGTCGAAATGAAGACGGGGAATTGTTTGTAGCTTGTCACGTATGTGCCTTCCCGGTTTGCCGGCCATGTTATGAGTATGAAAGGAGTGAAGGAACCCAGTGCTGCCCTCAGTGCAATACTCCCTACAAGCGTCAAAAAggttcatttttttttaatctctGAGTTTCTAGCTAGAGAAATGAAGTGTTACAGACAGAACTAACATGTTTCATTAACTTTGGTCTTTTGCTTATCTGACAGGTAGTGCAAGAGTTGCAGGTGATGATGAAGACAACTATGACCaagatgattttgatgatgaatttcAGACCAAGAACCGCAAGGATGACTTGGATCAGCATGTAAGTTcattatatataatagtatatatataaataaataataatcattAAATATTTATCAGATTACTAAAGTTGATTGTCAATTTTGCAGGAAAACGGGGACTATAATAATCAGCAATGGCATCCTAATGGTCAAGCTTTCTCAGTTGGAGGAAGCAGTAAGTGCAACTTTTGCATTCCTTTTAAAACTCTGATTTAGCTTTATACTTATGGGAGGGTTTATCAATGGGGTACAGCTGCTGGTAAGGATTTTGAAGGGGACAAAGAGATTTATGGCAGTGCAGAATGGAAAGAAAGAGTTGAGAAAGGGAAAGTTAGGCAAGAAAAAAGAGGTTTGGTGGGCAATTATGGTGATGCAGGACATGATCAAGctgaacaagaagaagaagaagattacCTGTATGTTCCTCTGACATGATCCGTCTCTCCTCCATTTTTAAGTTTCAACACTTGTTTTAAATTTCTTTGAATTTGTAGCATGGCAGAAGCTCGACAACCCCTCTGGCGAAAAGTTCCGATTTCCTCGAGCCTGATAAACCCTTACCGGATAGTCATTGTCCTACGGCTCTTTGTCCTCATCTTTTTCCTCCGGTTCCGTATTATAACACCGGCCTACGATGCTTTTCCCTTATGGCTTATCTCTGTTATATGTGAAGTATGGTTTGCTTTCTCCTGGATACTCGACCAGTTCCCCAAATGGTTCCCCATTACTCGTGAAACTTACCTGGATCGCCTCTCCTTGAGGTTTGAGCGTGAGGGAGAGCCTAATCAACTAGGTTCAGTCGATGTCTTCGTGAGCACTGTCGATCCTCTTAAGGAACCGCCCATCATAACAGCAAACACGGTTCTATCAATCTTGTCTGTTGATTATCCTGTTGAAAAAGTGAGCTGTTATGTATCCGATGATGGTGCTTCCATGCTTCTTTTCGACACACTATCGGAAACTGCCGAGTTTGCCAGGAGGTGGGTACCATTTTGCAAGAAGCATAACGTCGAGCCAAGGGCACCGGAGTTTTATTTCTCCGAGAAGATAGATTACTTGAAAGACAAGGTTCATCCTAGCTTTGTCAAAGAACGTAGAGCCATGAAAGTGAGTTGCCAAATTTGTTCACATTTTCGGTGCTACCAGTGTCCTCATCTTGTTAAAACATGTAAGTTAAACAAGGTTTTAATATATACTTTGCTTATGGTGTACTTGTAGAGGGAATATGAAGAGTTTAAAGTAAGGATCAATGCACTAGTGGCAAAAGCTCAGAAGAAACCAGAAGAAGGATGGGTGATGCAAGATGGCACCCCGTGGCCTGGAAATAACACTCGTGATCATCCCGGGATGATTCAGGTGCCTTGATATAAGATCATCAAATATCATTCTATCCGTGAAATTAAAGCCCATATCATGGTGGAACTTAAAAGCTTCTTGCTTTACAGGTCTATCTAGGTAGTGCTGGTGCACTTGATGTGGATGGCAAGGAACTACCTAGGCTTGTTTACGTATCTCGTGAGAAACGTCCTGGTTATCAGCACCACAAGAAAGCCGGTGCCATGAATGCTCTGGTGAGAACTGTTTGTCTGATTTCTTATTTGTTTCCATAGGAAGAGGATGCAATTTAATGGTTTGCTACTGATCTTGCCTATTGTTTGATCATGAATGTCATTGCCAGGTTCGAGTCTCTGCCGTGCTTACTAATGCACCCTTCATATTGAATCTGGATTGTGATCACTATATTAACAACAGCAAGGCTATAAGGGAAGCAATGTGCTTTTTAATGGATCCCCAATTTGGAAAGAAGCTTTGCTATGTTCAATTCCCTCAGAGGTTCGACGGCATTGATCGTCATGATAGATATGCTAATCGGAACGTTGTCTTCTTCGATGTAAGTTATTGTACAAAATATTTACTTTGTTTGCTTCTTTGTAAAATTAGTACCTAATAACTACAATGTTGCTTTTGTTGCTTTTGGTCATAGATTAACATGTTAGGCTTAGACGGACTTCAAGGCCCTGTATATGTAGGCACAGGGTGTGTCTTCAACAGGCAGGCATTGTATGGCTATGATCCACCTGTCTCCGAGAAGCGACCGAAGATGACATGCGACTGCTGGCCTTCATGGTGTTGCTGTTGCTGTGGAGGGTCAAGAAAAAAGTCGAAGAAGACAGGAGAGAAAAAGAGTTTCCTCGGAGGTCTCCTACGCtccaagaagaagaaaatgatgggAAAGAACTATGTGAGAAAAGGGTCCGCACCAATTTTCAATCTTGAAGAAATCGAAGAAGGTCTTGAAGGATATGATGAACTAGAGAAATCATCACTCATGTCACAGAAGAATTTTGAGAAACGATTCGGGCAATCACCAGTTCTCATCACTTCAACTCTGATGGAAAATGGAGGCCTTCCTGAAGGCACCAATACCAATTCACTCATTAAGGAGGCCATTCATGTAATCAGCTGTGGCTATGAAGAGAAAACAGAATGGGGCAAAGAGGTGACCACTATTACATTAATACTATATTGAGTCATTGTAACAACTTTGAGGAGATTACTGAATTGTTTTCTTTACAGATTGGATGGATTTACGGGTCTGTCACGGAAGATATTTTAACTGGTTTTAAGATGCACTGTAGAGGATGGAAATCTGTTTACTGTGTACCGAAAAGACCAGCATTTAAAGGATCGGCGCCAATCAATCTATCAGATCGTTTGCACCAAGTTTTAAGGTGGGCTCTTGGTTCGGTGGAAATCTTCCTCAGTCGTCACTGCCCACTTTGGTATGGCTATGCTGGAAAACTGAAATGGCTGGAAAGGCTTGCCTATATAAACACCATTGTTTACCCTTTCACGTCCATTCCTTTACTCGCCTATTGTACAATTCCAGCTGTTTGTCTCCTGACAGGAAAATTCATCATCCCAACTGTAAGTAACATTGCAGATTGCTTTATTAAAACATTCTGAAAGAGATTGATTTATTAGGCCCTggaaaattaaactttttttttgtttccttgGCAGCTAAGCAACCTTACAAGTGTATGGTTCCTGGCACTTTTCCTTTCCATCATAGCAACCAGTGTTCTCGAACTTCGATGGAGCGGAGTTAGCATCCAAGACTGGTGGCGCAATGAACAGTTCTGGGTGATCGGTGGTGTCTCTGCACATCTTTTTGCTGTCTTCCAAGGCCTGCTCAAAGTCCTTGCTGGAGTTGACACCAACTTCACTGTAACAGCAAAAGCCGCTGAAGATGCCGAGTTTGGAGAGCTTTACCTCTTCAAATGGACCACCCTCCTAATCCCACCAACAACTCTAATAATATTGAACATGGTGGGAGTTGTTGCCGGGGTTTCTGATGCAATTAATAATGGTTACGGTTCATGGGGTCCCTTATTTGGCAAGCTATTCTTCGCCTTCTGGGTCATTGTTCACCTCTATCCTTTCCTCAAAGGTTTGATGGGAAGGCAAAACAGGACTCCAACCATTGTTGTGTTGTGGTCTATACTTCTTGCATCAATTTTCTCATTGGTCTGGGTTCGGATCGATCCTTTCTTGCCCAAGCAAACAGGTCCAGTCCTCAAACAATGTGGAGTGGAGTGCTGATCATGCCAACTCCTCATTATTATCACCATTCATTGTTTTGAGTCCCCAGATCTCCAAGGTGTTGGTAGAGCAAGCAAGGACGTCATTGATCACCAGCGGCAAGTAAGATGTCAATTAGGAACAAATTGACCACTCATTACATACATTGTACAACTTGATACCTATTCAAAACTTCATTGTTATAGCAAAGAAAGTTTGTTATGCTATAAGCTATATATACTAGGCTTGTTATCTCAGCTTTAATCCACAATAAACAGATAAAGCTTCAGGATTATATTCCATAGGTCATTTGTTTTCAATCAGCCTTTCACAGCTAGGCTTAAAATAAGAAGGGAAAATTCATCCACAAGGATTCAAATCATGCTTAAACTATATATATGTTGCAAGACTAAAAGTATTAAAAGAAACctacaattttattcaatttctaacATCTTAAAAGACAAAAAACAACTGCAATAAGGGTTCTGTATTTATTACATCTTCAGTTTATCAATGGCTCCTTGGATTAGCTTAATTTTGGCTATGGTCCTCTCTTCTCGGGTGCTTACCTTTGTAGGTTGCAGAGCAAGAACATTCCTCAGTCCTCTCTTCATGGATGGATGACGCCTCATCATTTTCTGAAGCAACACCCTGCGAAAATGGCATCAAACTGTTACTTAAAAAAGctgggaaaaaaaaaacaaaccacagaatatgcaaaaattaagaaaacataCTGAAGTTGTAGCCAAAACATGGCTTGGATGATTGAAAGCACACTTGGAACCAAACTTGCATCTTCCCGTTTTCAGAAAGTActgaaaacttgaaaaaaatagtaaatcataaagaaaataatggaaagaggaaaataatttgaaatttggatCAATGCTTACAGCACAATCAGGTTTTGCTTGCTTAAAATAATCACTTAATGGAATCTGTAAACCAGATTGCTTGGGAAGGAAAATTTCCTGCGGTTAGAAGATATATTTCTACAATAAGTTAATTTTCCATTCAGTTGTTTGATCAAACAGCTAGCATAGtgtactatatatacatatatatatatacctgctCTATTTCGGCGATGAGGTCAAGATGAAACTGTTGCATAGCCTTAATAGCATCTTGTTGAGTGCTGTCCATTAATTGCAAGGAAATGCTAATGCACAAGTTCATATCTGGAACTATTGTAAATCCAGAAGGATACAAGACCAGCTCAGACCATTCGTTTTTGCTTAGATTCTGATCAAAATCGGATTCTTTGATTGGAGATGATATAACAAAGGAGCGAAATCCATCAGTTGAAGCTTCTTGCAACACATACCCTTCGAATGGCTACATCAGAAGCAGAAGCTACATTAGCTTCATATATCTTCTCTCTGCAACTCTTtgtaataaaaaactaaaataaaataaaataaaatacccaCATCCTTATTTAGAGTAATGCAGTAAGTGTCACCATCTGGGGAAGCAACTCTAATTACTTCATCGGTCCATTGTGTGATTCGGGTGTGGCACCACtgcattagaaaaaaaaaagtcctACATGTGGCCTCAATATCACTTAGGCAAAAAATATCATGTATGTATGCAGAAGGTACATACATCTATGTACAAGTTCTTTTCCCTGAGGTAACTGAAAACTGGCCGAGACGTTTTACTTTCGACATTAAATTTGACAACTGCAACAAAAATGCATGATCCTGCATATGGTCCTTGAGAGTTCAACTTATGTTTCAACcagatttctttattttcttgacgATGACCACTCCATCCGTCCCTGTCCGCAGATGCGACTATGCTATCCACATACTTGATTCTAATGTTTTTGGCCATTTCCTTTAAAACTCCCAGTAATTCACCTCTTGATCCTGTTTTACACAACAAGCAAGTAAAAAAATAGTTCCATTTTACCTTAAAGAAGTTAAGTCATAGCCAGAATAGCAGAAAACACAACCTTCATTTTCTGTTCcaagtttaaaacttaagaaaTCTGAGGACATCCTCCTGTAATCATTTTTCAAAACATTGATCCAGCAATATGCTTTGAAAGGCCAATCGGAGTCGATCGGAAATTCCATAGTTTCGATCCATATGACCTTGGA
The Gossypium hirsutum isolate 1008001.06 chromosome A07, Gossypium_hirsutum_v2.1, whole genome shotgun sequence genome window above contains:
- the LOC107955410 gene encoding cellulose synthase A catalytic subunit 4 [UDP-forming] isoform X1 — translated: MAGFGSLAVDENRPPTRQSSGKVCKVCGDKIGRNEDGELFVACHVCAFPVCRPCYEYERSEGTQCCPQCNTPYKRQKGSARVAGDDEDNYDQDDFDDEFQTKNRKDDLDQHENGDYNNQQWHPNGQAFSVGGSTAGKDFEGDKEIYGSAEWKERVEKGKVRQEKRGLVGNYGDAGHDQAEQEEEEDYLMAEARQPLWRKVPISSSLINPYRIVIVLRLFVLIFFLRFRIITPAYDAFPLWLISVICEVWFAFSWILDQFPKWFPITRETYLDRLSLRFEREGEPNQLGSVDVFVSTVDPLKEPPIITANTVLSILSVDYPVEKVSCYVSDDGASMLLFDTLSETAEFARRWVPFCKKHNVEPRAPEFYFSEKIDYLKDKVHPSFVKERRAMKREYEEFKVRINALVAKAQKKPEEGWVMQDGTPWPGNNTRDHPGMIQVYLGSAGALDVDGKELPRLVYVSREKRPGYQHHKKAGAMNALVRVSAVLTNAPFILNLDCDHYINNSKAIREAMCFLMDPQFGKKLCYVQFPQRFDGIDRHDRYANRNVVFFDINMLGLDGLQGPVYVGTGCVFNRQALYGYDPPVSEKRPKMTCDCWPSWCCCCCGGSRKKSKKTGEKKSFLGGLLRSKKKKMMGKNYVRKGSAPIFNLEEIEEGLEGYDELEKSSLMSQKNFEKRFGQSPVLITSTLMENGGLPEGTNTNSLIKEAIHVISCGYEEKTEWGKEIGWIYGSVTEDILTGFKMHCRGWKSVYCVPKRPAFKGSAPINLSDRLHQVLRWALGSVEIFLSRHCPLWYGYAGKLKWLERLAYINTIVYPFTSIPLLAYCTIPAVCLLTGKFIIPTLSNLTSVWFLALFLSIIATSVLELRWSGVSIQDWWRNEQFWVIGGVSAHLFAVFQGLLKVLAGVDTNFTVTAKAAEDAEFGELYLFKWTTLLIPPTTLIILNMVGVVAGVSDAINNGYGSWGPLFGKLFFAFWVIVHLYPFLKGLMGRQNRTPTIVVLWSILLASIFSLVWVRIDPFLPKQTGPVLKQCGVEC
- the LOC107955410 gene encoding cellulose synthase A catalytic subunit 4 [UDP-forming] isoform X2, with protein sequence MAGFGSLAVDESSGKVCKVCGDKIGRNEDGELFVACHVCAFPVCRPCYEYERSEGTQCCPQCNTPYKRQKGSARVAGDDEDNYDQDDFDDEFQTKNRKDDLDQHENGDYNNQQWHPNGQAFSVGGSTAGKDFEGDKEIYGSAEWKERVEKGKVRQEKRGLVGNYGDAGHDQAEQEEEEDYLMAEARQPLWRKVPISSSLINPYRIVIVLRLFVLIFFLRFRIITPAYDAFPLWLISVICEVWFAFSWILDQFPKWFPITRETYLDRLSLRFEREGEPNQLGSVDVFVSTVDPLKEPPIITANTVLSILSVDYPVEKVSCYVSDDGASMLLFDTLSETAEFARRWVPFCKKHNVEPRAPEFYFSEKIDYLKDKVHPSFVKERRAMKREYEEFKVRINALVAKAQKKPEEGWVMQDGTPWPGNNTRDHPGMIQVYLGSAGALDVDGKELPRLVYVSREKRPGYQHHKKAGAMNALVRVSAVLTNAPFILNLDCDHYINNSKAIREAMCFLMDPQFGKKLCYVQFPQRFDGIDRHDRYANRNVVFFDINMLGLDGLQGPVYVGTGCVFNRQALYGYDPPVSEKRPKMTCDCWPSWCCCCCGGSRKKSKKTGEKKSFLGGLLRSKKKKMMGKNYVRKGSAPIFNLEEIEEGLEGYDELEKSSLMSQKNFEKRFGQSPVLITSTLMENGGLPEGTNTNSLIKEAIHVISCGYEEKTEWGKEIGWIYGSVTEDILTGFKMHCRGWKSVYCVPKRPAFKGSAPINLSDRLHQVLRWALGSVEIFLSRHCPLWYGYAGKLKWLERLAYINTIVYPFTSIPLLAYCTIPAVCLLTGKFIIPTLSNLTSVWFLALFLSIIATSVLELRWSGVSIQDWWRNEQFWVIGGVSAHLFAVFQGLLKVLAGVDTNFTVTAKAAEDAEFGELYLFKWTTLLIPPTTLIILNMVGVVAGVSDAINNGYGSWGPLFGKLFFAFWVIVHLYPFLKGLMGRQNRTPTIVVLWSILLASIFSLVWVRIDPFLPKQTGPVLKQCGVEC